A DNA window from Ensifer sp. WSM1721 contains the following coding sequences:
- a CDS encoding YcaO-like family protein, translating into MPVESEQVESWARFSRETSPAETLARMIPFMREIGVSRIADISGLDSIGLPVAVAYRPNARSLATCHGKGLTLTEAKASAVMEALERHCAENPKIPLRYASYDELLGEGRVVDLDMLPRIGEAPPCKSRRSLWAPAKGMSTGGTVWVPFETVHLDYALPLPTNLGCLLVGSGGLASGNTIREAAVHAISELIERDALTLWRAKGSDVNETIINLESVNDPWCSEILSTLSRSGVRTAVWDMTSDLGVPAFFCEISSDGSSTFRNVGPAAGSACHPSSGIALGKAVLEAVQSRLTMISGTRDDLTREMFVRATPRPPLAPNTYRDKAFTDIPSALDFPSIDDALENLLYRLSTAGTGEPLIVDLSHDGIPAAVVRVIAPGLEGSCDTPGYKAGTRARRLARRDGEGEHG; encoded by the coding sequence GTGCCGGTGGAAAGTGAGCAGGTCGAGTCCTGGGCTCGATTCAGTCGAGAGACGAGCCCGGCCGAGACACTGGCCAGGATGATCCCATTCATGCGCGAAATTGGCGTTTCGCGCATTGCCGACATCAGTGGACTCGATTCCATCGGACTGCCGGTCGCGGTTGCCTATAGGCCGAATGCTCGATCACTCGCGACCTGTCACGGTAAGGGTCTTACCCTGACCGAGGCGAAAGCTTCGGCGGTCATGGAGGCACTAGAACGCCACTGCGCCGAGAACCCCAAGATCCCTTTGCGATATGCGTCTTACGATGAACTGCTCGGCGAAGGTCGAGTGGTCGACTTGGATATGCTGCCCAGAATTGGCGAAGCGCCGCCGTGCAAATCCCGCCGCAGTCTGTGGGCCCCGGCAAAAGGCATGTCGACGGGCGGCACCGTATGGGTCCCGTTCGAAACAGTTCACTTGGATTATGCCCTTCCTCTGCCGACAAATCTTGGGTGCCTGCTGGTGGGTTCGGGCGGACTGGCATCCGGCAATACGATAAGGGAAGCAGCGGTCCACGCGATCAGCGAGCTTATCGAAAGGGATGCGCTCACCCTGTGGCGAGCCAAGGGCTCCGACGTCAACGAAACGATCATCAATTTGGAATCGGTCAATGATCCCTGGTGTAGCGAAATTCTGAGCACGCTCAGTCGGTCCGGCGTGAGAACAGCGGTCTGGGACATGACGAGTGATCTCGGGGTACCAGCTTTCTTTTGCGAGATATCCTCCGATGGCTCTTCCACGTTCCGGAACGTCGGTCCTGCCGCCGGCAGCGCGTGTCACCCGTCGAGCGGAATTGCGCTGGGAAAAGCTGTGCTCGAGGCGGTCCAAAGCAGATTGACGATGATTTCCGGAACGCGTGATGACCTGACGCGCGAAATGTTTGTGCGCGCCACTCCACGCCCGCCACTTGCTCCAAACACCTATCGGGACAAGGCCTTCACTGACATTCCCAGCGCGCTTGATTTTCCCAGCATCGACGATGCGCTCGAGAACCTCTTGTACAGACTGAGCACTGCCGGCACCGGTGAACCTCTCATCGTTGACCTATCGCATGATGGCATACCTGCCGCCGTAGTGCGCGTTATCGCACCTGGGCTTGAAGGCTCATGTGATACGCCGGGCTATAAAGCGGGCACGCGTGCCAGGCGGCTGGCCCGGCGAGACGGCGAGGGCGAACATGGCTGA
- a CDS encoding TfuA-like protein translates to MADKLTAFVGPSLGRDRPTYPGIEVDYRPPASQGDVLAAAVEFPKAIVLIDGYFEHVPAVHHKEILWALDQGIPVYGASSIGALRATELSRFGMIGVGRIYESFESGELERDDEVALVHGPAELHYEPLSEPLVNMRSTLSFAIDAAIVDEDFAETLLNRAKAMFYPERSFGRLLGELDNQADRVQAERLASWLPGGRRDQKHIDAEACISRATADLQKPSGECGRSGFGFVFTDAFTQLVLCNAAGLPLGSHVARALIQLSADTIVGLSSASVAAGATALVLDRATRGPVPVHALAETVKSFLEHVPGGDIGTWLKSRDLDIDALSVILEELARIDRSSDAAEELIYRIAHSRLKIR, encoded by the coding sequence ATGGCTGACAAGCTCACTGCCTTTGTAGGCCCGTCGCTCGGACGTGATCGTCCCACTTACCCAGGGATCGAGGTCGACTACCGGCCGCCTGCCTCCCAGGGAGACGTTCTAGCGGCTGCAGTTGAATTTCCGAAAGCCATTGTCTTGATTGACGGCTATTTCGAGCACGTGCCCGCCGTGCACCACAAGGAGATCTTATGGGCACTTGACCAGGGCATCCCTGTGTATGGGGCGTCTTCTATCGGGGCTCTCAGGGCCACGGAGTTGAGCCGGTTTGGTATGATCGGCGTGGGAAGGATCTACGAATCCTTCGAGTCTGGGGAACTCGAGCGCGACGATGAGGTCGCCTTGGTCCATGGACCAGCGGAACTCCATTATGAGCCGCTTTCAGAGCCTCTCGTGAACATGCGATCGACGCTGTCGTTCGCTATCGACGCAGCAATCGTTGACGAAGACTTTGCCGAAACCCTGCTCAATCGGGCTAAAGCCATGTTCTACCCGGAGCGCAGCTTCGGTCGGCTGCTCGGCGAACTGGACAACCAGGCGGACCGCGTTCAGGCGGAGAGGCTGGCAAGCTGGCTGCCGGGTGGCAGGCGGGACCAGAAGCACATCGATGCGGAGGCTTGCATTTCTCGGGCGACCGCCGATTTGCAGAAGCCGTCAGGTGAATGCGGGCGTTCGGGCTTCGGATTCGTCTTCACGGATGCCTTCACTCAACTTGTACTTTGCAACGCGGCAGGACTGCCGCTCGGAAGCCATGTTGCCCGCGCGCTTATTCAGTTGAGTGCCGATACGATCGTAGGCTTGTCATCCGCATCCGTGGCTGCGGGTGCAACTGCGCTGGTACTTGACCGTGCCACTCGGGGGCCGGTTCCCGTTCATGCGCTCGCCGAGACCGTCAAATCCTTCCTTGAGCACGTGCCAGGAGGGGATATCGGCACTTGGCTAAAGTCCAGAGATCTGGACATTGATGCTCTCTCCGTGATCTTAGAGGAGTTGGCCAGGATCGACCGTTCGTCAGACGCCGCCGAAGAGCTAATTTATAGGATAGCTCATTCCAGACTAAAAATAAGATGA
- a CDS encoding 3-carboxy-cis,cis-muconate cycloisomerase: MTYSAFDHPYLSGLLGDEAVAAEFSVAADIRAMLAFEAALARAEARHGVIPDAAADRITAACRAFSPDVAALRRATAADGVVVPELVRQLRAAAGEEAAEYVHFGATSQDVVDTSLMLRLKAIAELFSGRLGGLVAALEDCDRQWGERPLTGHTRMQAAIPITVGDRLRSWIEPLLDHQDRLDAIEGDLFAVQFGGAAGTLDKLGDKADAVRETLAEELALIDWPQWHNQRSAIADFAHLLSLITGSLGKFGQDVALMAQVGEEIVLAGGGSSSAMPHKQNPVAAEVLVTLARFNATQISAIHQALVHEQERSGSAWTLEWLILPQMVGATAAALRLASELAGNVRRLGRV, translated from the coding sequence ATGACCTATTCGGCCTTTGATCACCCCTATCTTTCCGGCCTTCTCGGCGACGAGGCGGTAGCGGCGGAGTTTTCCGTCGCCGCCGATATCCGCGCCATGCTCGCTTTCGAAGCCGCGCTTGCGCGCGCCGAGGCGCGTCACGGCGTCATTCCGGACGCGGCGGCCGACCGTATCACTGCGGCTTGCCGTGCCTTTTCCCCTGATGTCGCGGCCTTGCGCCGCGCCACTGCGGCCGACGGCGTCGTCGTGCCAGAGCTCGTCCGGCAATTGCGCGCCGCCGCCGGCGAGGAAGCGGCGGAGTATGTGCATTTCGGCGCCACCAGCCAGGATGTCGTCGACACCAGCCTCATGCTGCGGCTGAAGGCGATCGCCGAGCTGTTCTCCGGCCGCCTTGGGGGGCTGGTCGCGGCGCTAGAGGACTGCGATCGGCAATGGGGCGAGCGTCCGCTGACCGGACATACCCGCATGCAGGCGGCAATCCCGATCACGGTTGGCGATCGTCTGCGCAGCTGGATCGAGCCGCTGCTCGACCACCAGGACCGGCTCGACGCCATCGAAGGCGATCTTTTCGCAGTACAGTTCGGTGGGGCGGCCGGCACGCTGGACAAGCTCGGCGACAAGGCGGACGCCGTGCGCGAAACGCTGGCGGAGGAACTCGCGCTTATCGACTGGCCGCAATGGCACAACCAACGCTCCGCCATAGCCGATTTCGCCCATCTGCTGTCATTGATCACCGGGAGCCTCGGCAAATTCGGCCAGGACGTGGCCTTGATGGCCCAGGTGGGCGAGGAGATCGTTCTTGCCGGCGGCGGCTCCTCCTCGGCCATGCCGCACAAGCAAAATCCGGTGGCGGCGGAGGTGCTCGTCACGCTCGCTCGGTTCAATGCCACGCAGATCTCCGCAATCCACCAGGCGCTCGTTCATGAGCAGGAACGCTCGGGCTCCGCCTGGACGCTGGAATGGCTGATCCTGCCGCAGATGGTCGGTGCCACGGCAGCGGCATTGAGGCTCGCCAGCGAGCTTGCCGGCAACGTCCGGCGGCTGGGGCGCGTTTGA
- a CDS encoding AAA family ATPase, which translates to MSLTVRQWLKQIGLLEYADRFEENNIDFGVLSHLTSSDLREIGIKAVGDRRRLIAAAKQFRTESSEAPGRSHRKGYPEAFRSPIGGAERRNLAVLFCDLVGSTRMSEQLDAEELRDIVTRYQSTAVRVVKKYGGRIGQFMGDGVLAYFGWPSARENNSESAVRAALELGRSVREIGLSCRIGIATGPVVVGDVESENLRLKDQVVGRTPNLAARLQSEAEADTIVVTSDTRALAGEEFIYSDLGLRRMKGIAESVRLWRVDGLRLRGSAKHHAHWETPIFGRVGQLDALMRLWSEAKSGAMRSVLVQGDPGIGKSRLVSEVLTHAEPGRDSVLLEFHCSPFHSHEPLFPVLDQLRRLFTPQESPGPSAPFQALVSETSQERSDAAQLLIALLSGDPDGKFAGLTARGRKAKTFGAIQSVLDTISMFHTLLIVVEDLHWADPSTIEFFQRFVHDPARRNTLAVFTCRSEATSQLPEMRFDEIIDVPRLSSGEVNQLMEALAGDAKLPRRVRAAIADRSDGVPLYVEELVKSVLDGDHLPKARPERDFNVTSVPMTLHDSLIARIDRLAIKMEIPQTAAAIGREFSSHVLKTALGYRGSEVENALRRLISAQVVKADPGRPGHFIFKHSLMRDAIYESMLSKARKAVHCQIAIALENTHSADRSPHILANHWASGGNDIKAFEYYSSAAALAKANFANKEAIAYFRASLYHLCLALDESDPSAARLKTSLLEQLSEVQFLSHNIDKAESALREAMELAPNEPLQRARLLRKLGVALQQDRDRSLQVLDEAEQVLKKVQDTSSKEVLGEWIEIQLSRCNANYWSGNGDEMRILLERIVPHLDVCSPEQLAEFFNQCVLRDLRLQRYRASSATIEHAREYVKAAKRTNNLATISSSRFILGFTYLHSGRLRKAERALLSGMQTAQRSGHKAIELRCRVYLSLVYRLQGEVEATIGTAKEAAEIARVEAMSEYVGLTSANLAWGHWRRGRLVDARSEAEQALAEFDKSKIAYPFEWTALLVLLATDHQNSDQIQRLCSRLLSSTQQDLPKTIRATIERLAASSTTSQPSILQVLISACRRRNLL; encoded by the coding sequence ATGTCGCTGACCGTCCGACAATGGCTCAAGCAAATAGGCTTGCTGGAATATGCAGACCGGTTTGAGGAAAACAACATCGATTTTGGGGTGCTCAGCCATCTGACGAGCAGTGACCTTCGGGAAATCGGGATCAAAGCGGTCGGCGATCGAAGACGATTGATCGCGGCAGCAAAGCAGTTCCGCACCGAGTCGTCTGAGGCTCCCGGTCGATCGCATCGCAAGGGTTATCCAGAAGCATTCCGAAGCCCTATCGGAGGCGCGGAGCGGCGGAACCTCGCCGTCCTCTTCTGCGACCTGGTGGGCTCAACAAGGATGTCGGAGCAACTGGACGCCGAAGAGTTACGCGACATCGTGACCCGCTATCAATCCACTGCGGTTCGAGTCGTAAAGAAATACGGCGGGCGAATAGGCCAGTTTATGGGGGACGGCGTACTGGCGTATTTCGGCTGGCCCAGTGCAAGAGAAAACAACTCGGAAAGCGCCGTCCGGGCGGCGCTCGAGCTCGGCAGGTCGGTCCGAGAAATAGGGCTTTCGTGCCGCATCGGAATTGCCACCGGCCCCGTCGTGGTTGGTGATGTCGAAAGCGAGAACCTTAGGCTCAAGGACCAAGTCGTGGGCCGGACACCAAACCTTGCAGCCCGGCTGCAATCGGAAGCCGAGGCCGACACCATCGTCGTTACGAGCGACACCCGCGCCCTGGCTGGCGAGGAGTTCATCTATAGTGATCTTGGCCTTCGTAGGATGAAGGGAATTGCGGAGTCGGTAAGGCTGTGGCGGGTCGACGGATTAAGATTGCGCGGATCGGCGAAGCACCATGCCCACTGGGAAACACCGATTTTTGGGCGCGTTGGGCAGCTGGATGCCTTGATGAGGCTGTGGAGCGAGGCAAAGAGTGGTGCAATGCGCTCCGTTCTGGTTCAAGGGGATCCTGGCATTGGCAAGTCGCGTTTGGTCTCCGAGGTGCTAACGCACGCGGAGCCGGGTCGGGACTCGGTGCTGTTGGAGTTTCATTGCTCGCCGTTTCACAGCCACGAGCCGCTTTTTCCAGTGCTTGACCAACTCCGGCGCTTATTCACTCCGCAGGAATCTCCTGGCCCATCGGCTCCGTTCCAGGCGCTGGTATCCGAGACAAGCCAGGAACGCAGCGACGCCGCCCAACTCCTCATTGCACTGCTGTCGGGCGATCCCGACGGTAAATTCGCCGGGCTGACCGCGCGGGGACGGAAGGCCAAAACGTTCGGTGCGATCCAATCAGTGCTCGATACCATTTCGATGTTTCACACACTCCTGATCGTCGTGGAAGACCTCCATTGGGCGGACCCGAGCACGATCGAGTTTTTCCAGCGGTTCGTTCACGATCCGGCAAGACGAAACACACTCGCAGTGTTTACTTGTCGCAGCGAAGCTACGTCGCAACTGCCGGAAATGCGCTTCGATGAGATCATCGACGTGCCCCGCCTTTCATCTGGCGAAGTGAACCAACTGATGGAAGCGCTCGCCGGCGATGCAAAACTACCCCGGCGCGTCCGGGCCGCTATCGCGGACCGTTCCGACGGCGTTCCTCTCTATGTTGAAGAACTCGTGAAATCGGTATTGGACGGAGATCACCTGCCCAAGGCAAGGCCGGAACGTGATTTCAATGTGACATCCGTCCCGATGACCTTGCATGATTCACTCATCGCGAGAATAGATCGCCTTGCGATAAAGATGGAGATACCGCAGACAGCGGCGGCGATCGGCCGGGAATTCTCTTCTCACGTGTTGAAAACCGCGCTCGGATATCGAGGGTCCGAGGTGGAGAACGCATTACGTCGCTTGATCAGTGCCCAGGTCGTGAAGGCCGATCCGGGGCGGCCAGGCCATTTCATTTTTAAGCACTCTCTTATGCGCGACGCAATTTACGAAAGCATGCTGTCGAAGGCGCGAAAAGCCGTGCATTGCCAGATTGCCATCGCTCTGGAGAACACACATTCCGCAGACAGGTCGCCCCACATCCTTGCAAATCACTGGGCTTCCGGAGGAAACGACATCAAGGCGTTCGAGTACTATTCGAGCGCGGCCGCCCTGGCCAAGGCGAATTTTGCAAACAAGGAGGCAATCGCTTACTTCCGAGCGTCTCTGTACCATTTGTGCCTGGCGCTGGACGAATCGGATCCTTCCGCAGCCAGGCTGAAGACTTCCCTGCTTGAACAACTGAGCGAGGTGCAGTTCCTTTCGCACAATATCGATAAAGCGGAATCGGCCTTGCGCGAGGCAATGGAGCTCGCCCCCAATGAGCCACTCCAGCGTGCCCGGCTGCTCCGGAAACTGGGCGTCGCACTTCAACAAGACCGGGACCGCTCGCTGCAGGTCCTCGACGAAGCCGAGCAGGTGCTCAAGAAGGTCCAGGATACTTCGAGCAAGGAAGTACTCGGCGAATGGATTGAGATTCAGCTCTCGAGATGCAACGCCAACTATTGGAGCGGCAATGGCGATGAGATGAGGATTCTGCTGGAACGGATCGTCCCTCATCTAGACGTCTGCTCCCCCGAGCAGCTGGCAGAATTCTTCAACCAGTGTGTCCTCAGAGATCTGAGGCTTCAACGCTATCGTGCCTCTTCAGCGACCATCGAGCACGCGCGTGAATACGTAAAGGCTGCCAAACGGACCAACAACCTAGCTACCATCTCGTCTTCCCGGTTCATTCTCGGATTCACGTATCTGCACAGCGGCAGGTTGCGAAAAGCCGAGCGCGCTCTGTTGAGCGGGATGCAAACGGCCCAGCGATCCGGCCACAAGGCGATCGAACTTCGCTGTCGCGTGTATCTAAGTTTGGTGTACCGGCTGCAGGGAGAAGTCGAGGCGACCATCGGAACAGCAAAGGAGGCCGCGGAAATTGCCAGAGTCGAGGCGATGTCAGAGTATGTCGGACTGACGAGCGCAAACCTTGCATGGGGCCACTGGAGGAGAGGTCGCCTAGTGGACGCCCGTTCCGAAGCCGAACAGGCCCTCGCGGAGTTCGACAAGTCGAAAATCGCCTACCCGTTCGAGTGGACGGCGTTGTTGGTCCTATTGGCGACTGACCACCAAAATTCCGACCAAATACAACGACTATGTAGCCGCCTCTTGAGCAGCACTCAGCAGGACTTGCCAAAAACTATACGCGCAACGATAGAGAGACTTGCGGCGAGTTCAACTACAAGCCAGCCCTCTATACTTCAGGTATTGATTTCTGCGTGCAGAAGGCGGAACCTACTATGA
- the pcaD gene encoding 3-oxoadipate enol-lactonase, whose protein sequence is MQFARINDITIHYRLVGAAAGKPVLVLINSLGTDFRIWRDVVVRLAADFAIVLYDKRGHGLSEIGQVPYSIEDHATDLAGLLDRLAVKRAIVCGLSVGGLIAQSLYQRRPDLVRALVLCDTAHKIGTAEMWDARIAAIEAHGLEAIADGVLERWFTPAFRRPENAAFVGYRNMLIRQPVAGYLGTCAAIRNADYTDAAGKIAVPVLCVVGDQDGSTPPDVVRSTAALIPGARFEVIRDAGHIPCVEQPEALTRTLGSFFRSLPADKP, encoded by the coding sequence GTGCAATTCGCCCGTATCAACGACATCACGATCCACTATCGGCTGGTTGGCGCCGCCGCGGGAAAGCCCGTGCTCGTCCTCATCAATTCGCTCGGCACGGACTTTCGCATCTGGCGCGACGTCGTCGTGCGGCTGGCCGCCGATTTTGCGATCGTCCTTTACGACAAACGCGGCCACGGCCTTTCGGAGATCGGCCAGGTTCCCTATTCGATCGAGGACCATGCGACCGATCTCGCCGGCCTTCTCGACCGGCTCGCCGTGAAGCGGGCGATCGTCTGCGGCCTCTCCGTCGGCGGCCTCATTGCACAGTCGCTCTACCAGCGCCGACCCGATCTGGTGCGCGCGCTCGTGCTTTGCGATACCGCGCACAAGATCGGCACGGCGGAGATGTGGGATGCCCGCATCGCCGCGATCGAGGCGCATGGGCTCGAGGCGATCGCCGACGGCGTGCTCGAGCGCTGGTTCACGCCGGCTTTCCGCCGGCCCGAGAACGCCGCCTTCGTCGGCTACCGCAACATGCTGATCCGTCAGCCGGTTGCGGGTTACCTCGGCACCTGCGCCGCCATCCGGAACGCCGATTACACCGACGCTGCCGGCAAGATCGCCGTACCGGTGCTCTGCGTCGTCGGCGACCAGGACGGCTCGACGCCGCCGGACGTGGTGCGCTCGACGGCCGCTCTCATTCCCGGCGCGCGCTTCGAAGTGATCCGCGATGCCGGGCATATTCCCTGTGTCGAGCAGCCGGAGGCCCTGACCCGGACGCTCGGCAGCTTTTTCAGATCCTTGCCTGCAGACAAGCCATGA
- a CDS encoding NADPH-dependent F420 reductase: MSASTLTLLIVGTGNVGRALAKRFAKTSHRVFLGSRDDDTGRRAAKELGVRGGAATSFVAEADVIFLAVPFVNLSETLDGLGNIDGKTIVDCTNPLTSDYMQLTVGHSDSAGETCQRLAPRSKVVKAFNAIFAEVVSAEMSFGAMAPQVFLAGDDAESKLRVASLVRDIGYDAVDTGGMECARYLEPLAELIIQLAYVQGQGTVITPVILTASSPPPSSH, encoded by the coding sequence ATGTCCGCCTCAACCTTGACACTCCTGATCGTGGGTACAGGCAATGTTGGACGTGCCCTGGCGAAACGGTTTGCGAAGACTTCGCATCGCGTTTTCCTGGGATCCCGAGACGATGATACAGGCCGGCGCGCGGCGAAGGAGCTCGGCGTGCGAGGCGGGGCGGCAACGTCTTTTGTCGCCGAAGCAGATGTGATTTTCCTCGCAGTTCCTTTTGTCAATTTGTCCGAGACATTGGACGGACTGGGAAACATTGATGGCAAAACCATTGTCGATTGCACCAATCCATTGACCTCAGACTACATGCAACTCACCGTCGGACATTCCGACTCTGCAGGTGAGACATGCCAGAGGCTTGCGCCGCGCTCGAAGGTTGTGAAGGCGTTCAATGCCATTTTCGCGGAAGTGGTGTCTGCCGAAATGTCGTTTGGAGCGATGGCCCCTCAGGTCTTTTTGGCCGGAGACGACGCCGAGTCCAAACTTCGGGTGGCGAGCTTGGTCCGCGACATCGGATACGATGCCGTGGACACCGGCGGGATGGAATGCGCTCGATACTTAGAGCCCTTGGCTGAGCTGATTATTCAGCTCGCGTATGTCCAGGGTCAAGGCACTGTAATCACACCGGTAATCCTGACTGCAAGCAGCCCTCCGCCCAGCAGTCATTGA
- a CDS encoding malto-oligosyltrehalose synthase: MHLPTATYRLQFRNGMDFERAIELIPHLIQLGISHLYASPIFTAVRGSTHGYDVTDFNEIDQALGGREGYQSLVRALKAHGLGIILDIVPNHMAAHLENDWWHSVVEWGRSSEFAHHFDIDWREPLTLPFLGKPFEQEVAAGRLFLAFDRNRSCLALNYCDALYPLAPASYSSILKEPHPALDRIAAIAGAVDSSDAERLHSEIAAAIGTPSVASELNDHLRRLSVDRQHLCRLHEMQPWRLKDWRTARDHLSYRRFFEITGLVGMRIEDRAVFADTHRLVLDLVKEGLVDGLRIDHIDGLADAEAYLRRLRHETGNRTYIVVEKIMQPNEALPANWPVDGTTGYEFISALAELLTEEAPPSGLWDEAQRCAAEKAVAECKLLVLGHNLNAEVGRLAELAARLGRDEDRHRIAEAIRHLIAALPVYRTYVSDRGASPRDSRILEEIAAKASAAAPAVSTEIALVTAAVKSKPGLADRQLQSEFRTRFQQLSGAAMAKGVEDTFFYRRGDYLAANEVGADPCWRPGGIDRFHEVMRHRAEEMPNGLSATATHDTKRGEDARARLYVISEAPDVWAAAVARWHEMNVERIRRLSDGDAPETSVEQFLYQSLVGTWPVEPLVSEEELSSLRERMVGFAVKALREAKLRTSWDDPDERYEAVITAFLGDLLDGRNNVFLDDFERAVRPFVRAGLVNSLSQTLMKLTAPGIPDIYQGSERLDLSLVDPDNRRGFSPRPAPPKLPKAPLTGDFEVCKQALIGICLTYRREGGADLFARGAYQPLHVEGPGSRHAAAFMRRSKDAFSVTVVPRLVFGQTDGDGLSVRPELWRNTFLVWPEDCDLKPLRNLVTDDVTESRPLVAVADILRDFPVAFLVEA, translated from the coding sequence ATGCACCTGCCCACCGCAACCTACCGGCTACAGTTCCGAAACGGGATGGACTTCGAACGAGCGATCGAGTTGATCCCGCATCTGATCCAGCTCGGCATATCTCATCTCTACGCCTCTCCCATCTTCACCGCGGTGCGTGGCTCGACGCATGGCTACGATGTCACCGACTTCAACGAAATCGACCAGGCCCTGGGGGGGCGCGAGGGCTATCAGAGTCTGGTGCGCGCACTGAAGGCCCACGGCCTCGGTATCATCCTCGACATCGTTCCGAACCATATGGCGGCCCACCTCGAGAACGACTGGTGGCACAGCGTCGTCGAGTGGGGCCGCTCTAGCGAATTCGCTCATCATTTTGACATCGACTGGCGAGAACCCCTCACCCTCCCCTTCCTGGGCAAGCCTTTCGAGCAAGAGGTGGCTGCTGGCAGGCTGTTCCTGGCATTCGACCGCAACCGCAGTTGCCTTGCGCTCAACTACTGCGACGCCTTGTATCCGCTCGCTCCGGCTTCCTATTCGTCAATTCTCAAAGAGCCTCACCCCGCCCTTGACCGAATTGCCGCCATCGCCGGTGCAGTCGACTCCAGCGATGCCGAACGTCTCCACTCCGAGATCGCCGCGGCCATCGGTACGCCTTCGGTCGCCTCCGAGCTCAACGACCATCTGCGGCGGCTCTCCGTCGACAGGCAGCACCTCTGCAGGCTGCACGAGATGCAGCCGTGGCGGCTTAAGGACTGGAGGACCGCGCGGGACCATCTCAGCTACCGGCGGTTCTTCGAGATCACCGGTCTCGTCGGCATGCGCATCGAAGACCGCGCCGTCTTCGCCGATACCCACCGGCTTGTGCTCGACCTCGTCAAGGAGGGCCTGGTCGATGGGTTGCGGATCGACCACATCGATGGCCTTGCCGACGCTGAAGCCTATCTCCGCCGTCTACGGCACGAGACCGGCAACCGGACCTACATCGTCGTCGAGAAGATAATGCAGCCGAATGAAGCGCTGCCGGCGAATTGGCCTGTCGACGGGACCACAGGCTACGAGTTCATATCGGCCCTGGCGGAACTGCTGACCGAGGAGGCACCCCCGTCCGGTCTTTGGGACGAGGCGCAGCGATGCGCTGCGGAAAAAGCGGTCGCCGAATGCAAATTGCTGGTGCTCGGCCATAACCTCAACGCGGAAGTGGGGCGGCTCGCCGAACTTGCCGCTCGCCTCGGGAGGGACGAGGATCGCCACCGCATTGCCGAGGCCATTCGCCATCTGATTGCGGCGCTGCCTGTCTATCGAACCTATGTGAGCGATCGTGGTGCAAGCCCGCGCGACAGTCGTATCCTCGAAGAGATCGCAGCGAAAGCATCGGCTGCCGCGCCTGCTGTCAGCACCGAGATAGCGCTTGTGACCGCCGCGGTGAAATCGAAGCCAGGTTTGGCGGACCGGCAACTGCAGTCCGAGTTCCGCACACGCTTCCAGCAATTGAGCGGCGCCGCCATGGCCAAGGGGGTCGAGGATACCTTCTTCTATCGAAGGGGCGACTATCTCGCGGCAAACGAGGTCGGTGCAGATCCGTGCTGGCGGCCGGGCGGCATCGACCGCTTCCATGAGGTGATGCGGCATCGTGCGGAAGAAATGCCGAACGGCCTGTCAGCGACGGCTACGCATGACACAAAGCGCGGCGAGGATGCTCGCGCCCGGCTCTACGTCATCAGCGAGGCACCGGACGTCTGGGCGGCCGCGGTCGCACGCTGGCACGAGATGAACGTGGAGCGAATCCGCCGGCTCTCGGATGGCGATGCGCCGGAGACGTCCGTCGAACAATTCCTCTATCAGAGCCTCGTCGGCACCTGGCCCGTCGAGCCGCTTGTCAGCGAGGAGGAACTGTCTTCCCTGCGTGAGCGCATGGTGGGTTTTGCCGTGAAGGCGCTCCGGGAGGCAAAACTAAGGACGAGCTGGGATGATCCGGACGAGCGATATGAAGCGGTGATCACGGCGTTTCTCGGCGATCTCCTCGATGGGCGGAACAACGTATTTCTCGACGACTTCGAGCGGGCGGTCCGTCCCTTCGTCCGGGCGGGCCTCGTCAACAGCCTGTCGCAGACGCTGATGAAGCTGACCGCGCCCGGCATTCCGGACATCTATCAGGGCAGCGAGCGTCTCGATCTTTCCTTGGTCGATCCCGACAACCGGCGCGGTTTTTCCCCACGCCCCGCGCCTCCAAAACTGCCGAAAGCGCCGTTGACCGGCGATTTCGAGGTCTGCAAGCAGGCGCTGATCGGGATATGCCTGACCTATCGAAGGGAAGGTGGCGCGGACCTGTTTGCGAGAGGTGCGTATCAGCCGCTACACGTGGAAGGCCCCGGCTCCCGCCACGCAGCCGCTTTCATGCGCCGCAGCAAGGACGCGTTTTCGGTCACGGTGGTTCCGCGGCTCGTGTTTGGGCAGACGGATGGCGACGGACTCTCCGTCCGACCCGAACTTTGGCGGAATACATTTCTGGTGTGGCCCGAGGACTGCGATCTCAAGCCACTGCGAAATCTTGTGACGGACGACGTCACCGAGTCTCGCCCCCTTGTCGCCGTTGCGGACATCCTTCGCGACTTCCCCGTCGCCTTTCTCGTCGAGGCGTGA